CTACAGGAAGCATAATATAAGGGGCTTTCAAGCCAAAAGTTAATCCACAAGCCATTGCTCTTCGATCCAACCTAAACTTGTTCATAATTCCCAAAAGAGGCGGAATAAGAATTGGAATAAACGCTATATGAATAGGTATTAAATTTTGCGACAGGCAAGCTATAAAAACAATAATGAAAATTAGAATTACTTTCTTTCCTTTCACTAATGATGAAATTCTATTGCTCAATATCCCAGCCAAACCCGTTTGGCTAATTGCGATGGCATATGCTCCTAAGAGAATATAACTTAATGCCGTTTCAGCATTGTCCCCCATTCCAGATATTAAAATATCCATCGATTGCTTAATTGACAAACCAGCGGCAACTCCGCCTATTAAACCGGCTATCAATAAAGATAATATAACATTAAGTCTGCAAAGACACAATATGATCATTGCCAATACAGAAACTAGAACGGGATTGAGAAGTTCCATCAATACTTTTTTTTCAAAAATACTGATTCTATCTTTTTAATTGTATGACTTAGATTAGTTTTTAGAATAAAAAACATTATGTTAAATAATGACAACTAGATTTTAACCTTCCTCTTAAGTTATTCTAAATTCAATCAAACCAATTATTAAGTTCTTGCTCACTGGACAATAGATCATACTTGAAAATATCTTTCACCGATCTTTCAATAAGCATTGTCTCATCAGGATCTTCGCTCTCAACAATAGCAACCCGACCTATTTTATTGCTTTTTTTAATCTTAGTCCAAAAATGCTCTCGCAGCCATAATACTGTACTGATCTGCAAGTCATGGTTAAAAATTGTAAAATCCAAAGCTATTTGTATGGGATGATATTTTTCAATTGATTGTTCGATATGATGAAACTGGTTTTTTAAATGATCCTCAGTGACAAAGGCTGTATCTTCCCAAACAACCAGAAGCGCTTTTGAATCTATATCAAATGAGATTCTTAAATAGGTGGTTTTCAAGACTTCATTCATCGCAATAATTTAAGGTTTCTCTTTATTCCTTATTGCAAAACAGTCTTTTGAATTCTTTGTTGGACAACGAAAGCCTTTTTATTCGCTCTCCGCTTTTATCATAGTATACTAATATGTGCAATTCAGCTTCGTACACATACTTATCTCCCATATACAAAGGTTGTTGATCATCACCGATATTTACGATTTGATCCAAAGTAGGCTCAATTACCAAACCTTTTATACTACTTAACACTCCTTCTTGCCCATTCTGTCTTATTATAAGCACCTTTTCTTTTTCATTTTCAATAAGCACCTCGAATTCATTGAATTTCTCTCCGAAAAGTTTCTTCTCATATATATCGTACAGTTGCCATGTATTTTCTTTCTTAACCAAGGCTATACTATCGTTCCAATGTTGAATTTCTCCAAACTCAAACTTGCTTACTCTTTTATTTTGATAGTTTATAAATCCGCTTTTATTCCACAAATTCCCCACTAGCAACGTGTCATTATAAACTTCCAATGTCCTTGAATACGTAGGCTTGATATACATGTCCTTTTCCATGCTATACAAACCGAATTTGCTATTCAAAAACAAATCAAAGAATCCTTTTTTCGACTCCGTAATTCCATTGTAAACAGTCTTAAGCAGGCTTTTACCCTCTGGAGATTTTAAGCCTTTTTTATTTTTAGCCTCTATTATCAAATATCCCGAAGGTGACACGATAACATTTTTAAAATATCCTTTTAAAAACTCCTCCCCTTGCTCTCCAAATATTCTAACAATTCTTGTTTTGTCTTTTACTTCTAAAAAATCTTTTCGATCATCACCAGTAAGGTTGTTTGTCAAAACGCGTAAAAGGAGTTTTTGAGCTTCAACAGTTAAAACCTCCTTGCTATCAGAGAAAAATACATTCGCATTTTGATTTTCAATTGCAAATACAAATTCATCGCTTACTAAATTCACACTGTCATATTTAAAATCCAGAGTGTTAAGGTCCAATGAATCCCTTAATTGCAGTGCCCACTTCTTATTAAACTGAAATGAAAGCCAATTTTCATTAAACAATATTTGTTCAAAACTCTTATGGCTGATTTTTTCTCCTTGCTTATCATAAATTTCAGATCCAGAATCATTATTAACAATCCAATAATTCGAATATCCATAAATTCTTTGCTTTCCAATAGAAATTACTTGCTCGTCATTTTTATTCAACAAGACCTCATCTCCATCAACAATTCCAATCACATAATCATTTGACACGACTTCGTAATCATCGTATTTAAAACTCAACAACAACGGTTCTCCAATTCTGGATAGAATTTCGTCTTCATGAACTATAGCCAAGCGATCACCATTGTCAATGATTAAAAAACCATTATCGTATTCTATGTCATCATAGTTAGCTCTAAGGATTTCAATGCCAGTAGCAGAATAAAGGCCTACATCGTCAGACTTTTGAGTTAATATAAAAGATTGATTCAAGAGTTTTACTTGATCAAATTTACCCGAAGGACATATCTCCCAACCACATTCATGAACAACAAAGCTTGACTCAGAGTTTATAAGCCCAATAAGACCATATCCAAGATCTTTTGCTTCAGTAAAGTCCCCTTGATAGATTTCTTTACCATTCCTACCTAATAATATGCCTCGATCATCATTCTGCCCCATTAGAAATGAAGTCTTTATGTCTCCACAAACATAATTTTGGGGTATTTCATCAAATTCTTTATCAAAAAGCTTTTTCCCATTTGGCTTTATAAAATAATATTTTGAAATATCCTGATCAAACATCGGGGTAACATAACCTATCCTATCCAAATTCATTACATTTTCAATAGAATCCTTATAAGGCAATTTGGGAAATCTCTCAAATATAGAAACCGTATCCTCTAAAGTTCTATACTGCGCCAACATATATGACGCTACCTCTCTTGAAATTGGAGAATCAAATCCATACTCTAGTAAAAAATCATAGGTAGAATCTAGATCATTAGAAGCGCATTGTAGTTTAAAAATTCGCGTTTCAGTTTCTCTAAGATATGGCGAATTTGGGTTCGCTGACCTAAAACTCTTTAAGCTTTTAAGACTTCCATTTTTTGTTTTCGTCTCATATAATAACTTGTCATATTTAGCTTGAGCTTTCGGCACTTGAACAGCCTCAGGATAATTGCGCATAAAATTATAAAATGCCACAAAAGTATTTTTTTCTTCAGCTTCCTTAAAAGCTAACTCATTTCTCAACGCTATCGCTTTCTTTAATTGCTCGCTATTAATATATGTGTTAATAAAATGCTGATAGCCTGAAACCGTATTTAAATTCAATGCGATATCATATGCGGCTTTTTCAACATGCTTTCTTTGTGTGATCAGTGAATTTTCATTAACTCCAATCTTATTAAGTCTTGACAAGGCCTTTTCATCACTTATGGAATCAAAGTAAACTATTGATTCTACAATATAATGAAAAGAACTATCAGGGCTATACTGTTGAAAATCCTCTGTTAAAAACAACTGGGACAAAATCAAATTGGCGTTCACATTAGCTTTGTCTTTATGAACATCTTCTTTCAATAGCTCCAAAGCCTTAGAATACTCTTTCTTCGCCAAAAATTTTTGCGCTTTTTTGGTATTGTCAGCCCTTAAGTCCAAAGAAACTAAGCTAAGAAAAATAAAAAAAGCGATGATGATTTGACTCCTTGATTTCATTGAAATATTCCTCTTTATCAACCACTAAATAAATAATTGGAGCAAATTATATAAACTATGCCACAAAAAATAATTGTTAAAAACAGAAATTAAAATAAATCTATTTTTAACAATTAATTATTCAAATATAAATAAAATACTGGTTATACGAATCAATTACTCCAATACTCTAGATTATCCGAAGGCTTCATTTTACCATCTTCTGTCACAATCAAAGCGTGTGTGTCTTCAAGTTTGTTAATCAATTCAATCCCCTTGTCAACCCCTAATACAAATACAGCTGAGGCTAACGCATCTGCATAAACTGCA
The Aureibacter tunicatorum DNA segment above includes these coding regions:
- a CDS encoding WG repeat-containing protein produces the protein MKSRSQIIIAFFIFLSLVSLDLRADNTKKAQKFLAKKEYSKALELLKEDVHKDKANVNANLILSQLFLTEDFQQYSPDSSFHYIVESIVYFDSISDEKALSRLNKIGVNENSLITQRKHVEKAAYDIALNLNTVSGYQHFINTYINSEQLKKAIALRNELAFKEAEEKNTFVAFYNFMRNYPEAVQVPKAQAKYDKLLYETKTKNGSLKSLKSFRSANPNSPYLRETETRIFKLQCASNDLDSTYDFLLEYGFDSPISREVASYMLAQYRTLEDTVSIFERFPKLPYKDSIENVMNLDRIGYVTPMFDQDISKYYFIKPNGKKLFDKEFDEIPQNYVCGDIKTSFLMGQNDDRGILLGRNGKEIYQGDFTEAKDLGYGLIGLINSESSFVVHECGWEICPSGKFDQVKLLNQSFILTQKSDDVGLYSATGIEILRANYDDIEYDNGFLIIDNGDRLAIVHEDEILSRIGEPLLLSFKYDDYEVVSNDYVIGIVDGDEVLLNKNDEQVISIGKQRIYGYSNYWIVNNDSGSEIYDKQGEKISHKSFEQILFNENWLSFQFNKKWALQLRDSLDLNTLDFKYDSVNLVSDEFVFAIENQNANVFFSDSKEVLTVEAQKLLLRVLTNNLTGDDRKDFLEVKDKTRIVRIFGEQGEEFLKGYFKNVIVSPSGYLIIEAKNKKGLKSPEGKSLLKTVYNGITESKKGFFDLFLNSKFGLYSMEKDMYIKPTYSRTLEVYNDTLLVGNLWNKSGFINYQNKRVSKFEFGEIQHWNDSIALVKKENTWQLYDIYEKKLFGEKFNEFEVLIENEKEKVLIIRQNGQEGVLSSIKGLVIEPTLDQIVNIGDDQQPLYMGDKYVYEAELHILVYYDKSGERIKRLSLSNKEFKRLFCNKE